From Puntigrus tetrazona isolate hp1 chromosome 8, ASM1883169v1, whole genome shotgun sequence, the proteins below share one genomic window:
- the nexn gene encoding nexilin isoform X2 produces the protein MTEVMSMADVSTDTMHINHTKDTDDIADDIDTENTISDENHKEETCDVSMSEEVEIKSAADEPETTNLPEEEKEPKRETKTTGRTRKRERVSKTNEENINQEEKDEEEDESLDLTNMSEVALKQEKLLKKSKPVQRSYVPKLGKEDVKNKFEAMQKAREERNQKRSQEEQKKRREQYVKEREYNRRKQMIKELLASSDEEEEVKPTKIEKSYVPKITGSVKGKFAEMEKQRQEEERKRTEEERKKRAAQEAIEKAKIQRELAKKAEEEGDDSLLVRVVPAKSQKQPGKIKINFEDMEKNREEELKKRTEEEKKKKYDENRRSFREAKRRSMIEQVDDADSSSKEKEPVTPGKLRLTFEEQEKERQEQQKKKGEEEARRRLEEERKAFEEAKLGMAQDDEDNQDSKEEKEEFRPGKLRLSFEEVERQRLEEEHKRVEEERKRRIEEERKAFAEARKSMVVNNDDDILLAMINSDGAKPGKLAISFEDLERQRREEEQKRKEEEAKRRLEEEKRLFAEARKNMAQDDDETLVRTESQEAMHPGKLEINFEEMLKMKEEAERKRKVEARRQKMEMEKKEFEQLRQEMGEDEINESSEVVSTEYEELTKLKRTGSIQAKSLKSKFEKIKQLTEEEIQKKIEEERARRKEIDEKIKEREAERCQEDEDEDKTTPAKPEDVPFKQKVDMRARFEQMAKAREEEQKRKIEEQKLQRMQFEQQEIDAALQKKKEEEEEEEGSIINGSAAYEDEEDHARSGAPWFKKPLKNQSVVDAEPVRFTVKITGEPKPEVTWWFEGEPLPDSEDYQYIERGETYCLYLPETFPEDEGEYMCKAVNSRGTAASTCILTIETEDY, from the exons ATGACTGAAGTGATGAGCATGGCGGATGTGTCAACAGACACGATGCATATAAACCACACAAAAGACACGGACGATATAGCTGATGATATTGACACAGAGAACACAATCAGTGATGAAAACCATAAAGAAGAAACATGTGATGTGAGCATGTCTGAAGAAGTGGAGATAAAGAGTGCTGCAGATGAACCAGAGACGACCAACTTAccagaggaagagaaagagccCAAACGGGAGACAAAAACCACAGGCAGGACGAGAAAACGAGAGCGGGTTTCAAAAACGAATGAGGAAAATATCAACCAAGAGGAGAAagatgaagaggaggatgaaTCGCTTGATTTGACAAATATGTCAGAGGTGGCACTAAAGCAAGAG aaactGCTTAAAAAATCTAAGCCTGTACAGAGAAGTTATGTTCCCAAGTTGGGCAAAGAAGATGTGAAGAATAAGTTTGAGGCCATGCAGAAAGCTAGAGAAGAGAGAAACCAAAAGAGAAGTCAGGAGGAGCAAAAGAAACGCAGAGAGCAGTACGttaaagagagagagtataATCGCAGGAAGCAAATG ATAAAGGAACTCCTCGCCTCTAgtgatgaagaagaagaggtgAAGCCAACGAAGATAGAAAAATCCTATGTTCCTAAGATTACAG GCAGTGTAAAGGGGAAGTTTGCAGAGATGGAGAAACAAAGGCAGGAGGAGGAGCGCAAAAGAacagaagaggagagaaagaagcGAGCTGCGCAGGAAGCCATAGAGAAGGCCAAGATTCAGAGAGAGCTGGCCAAGAAAGCCGAGGAG GAGGGCGATGACAGTCTATTGGTAAGAGTGGTGCCtgcaaaatcacaaaaacaaccAGGAAAGATTAAGATCAACTTTGAGGACATGGAGAAGAACAGAGAAGAGGAACTAAAGAAGCGAACTGAGgaggaaaagaagaagaaatatgaTGAAAATCGGAGATCTTTTCGAGAGGCCAAGCGCCGTTCAATGATTGAACAGGTGGATGATGCAGATTCTTCTTCCAAGGAGAAGGAGCCGGTGACCCCTGGTAAACTGCGTCTGACCTTTGAAGAACAGGAGAAGGAGCGACAagagcaacagaaaaaaaagggagaggAGGAGGCCCGACGCAGACTGGAGGAGGAAAGAAAAGCTTTTGAAGAGGCCAAGCTGGGCATG GCCCAGGATGATGAAGATAATCAGGATTCAAAGGAGGAAAAGGAAGAATTCAGACCTGGTAAACTTCGTCTCAGCTTTGAGGAGGTGGAAAGACAGAGGTTGGAAGAGGAACACAAGCGAGTGgaggaagaaaggaaaagaCGCAttgaagaagagagaaaggCCTTCGCAGAGGCCAGAAAGAGCATG GTtgtaaataatgatgatgacATCCTGCTGGCCATGATAAACTCAGATGGGGCTAAACCCGGGAAGTTGGCAATCAGCTTTGAGGATTTGGAAAGACAGAGACGAGAAGAAGAGCAGAAAAGGAAAGAGGAGGAAGCCAAGCGACGCCTGGAAGAAGAGAAAAGACTTTTTGCAGAAGCTCGCAAGAATATG GCGCAGGATGATGATGAAACTCTGGTGAGGACAGAGTCACAGGAAGCAATGCACCCAGGAAAACTAGAAATCAACTTTGAAGAgatgctgaaaatgaaagaGGAGGCAGAGCGAAAACGCAAAGTGGAGGCCAGGCGCCAGAAAATGGAGATGGAGAAGAAAGAGTTTGAACAGCTACGACAAGAGATGGGCGAG GATGAGATCAATGAAAGCTCTGAGGTGGTGAGCACCGAATACGAGGAACTAACAAAGCTGAAGCGAACAGGCTCCATCCAGGCCAAAAGCCTGAAATCTAAATTTGAGAAGATCAAGCAGCTCACGgaggaggagatccagaagaaGATTGAGGAGGAACGAGCAAGAAGGAAAGAAATTGATGAGAAAATCaaggagagagaggcagagcgCTGCCAGGAG GATGAAGATGAGGATAAAACAACTCCAGCTAAACCAGAGGATGTCCCGTTCAAACAGAAAGTGGACATGCGTgcacgatttgaacaaatggcCAAGGCCAGAGAAGAAGAGCAAAAGAGGAAGATAGAAGAGCAGAAGTTACAAAGGATGCAATTTGAACAACAGGAAATTGATGCTGCTCTTCAAAAA AaaaaggaagaagaggaggaagaagagggtAGCATCATTAACGGCTCTGCCGCCTACGAGGATGAAGAGGACCATGCCAGGTCCGGTGCTCCGTGGTTTAAAAAGCCTCTGAAGAACCAGTCGGTGGTCGATGCAGAGCCCGTGCGGTTCACAGTGAAGATCACAGGAGAACCCAAACCAGAGGTCACCTGGTGGTTTGAAGGTGAGCCGCTGCCGGACTCTGAAGACTACCAGTACATTGAGAGAGGGGAGACCTACTGCTTGTACTTGCCGGAAACGTTCCCAGAGGACGAAGGAGAGTACATGTGCAAAGCCGTCAACAGCCGAGGAACTGCCGCCAGCACCTGCATTCTCACGATTGAAA CTGAGGACTACTGA
- the nexn gene encoding nexilin isoform X3 codes for MTEVMSMADVSTDTMHINHTKDTDDIADDIDTENTISDENHKEETCDVSMSEEVEIKSAADEPETTNLPEEEKEPKRETKTTGRTRKRERVSKTNEENINQEEKDEEEDESLDLTNMSEVALKQEIKELLASSDEEEEVKPTKIEKSYVPKITGSVKGKFAEMEKQRQEEERKRTEEERKKRAAQEAIEKAKIQRELAKKAEEEGDDSLLVRVVPAKSQKQPGKIKINFEDMEKNREEELKKRTEEEKKKKYDENRRSFREAKRRSMIEQVDDADSSSKEKEPVTPGKLRLTFEEQEKERQEQQKKKGEEEARRRLEEERKAFEEAKLGMAQDDEDNQDSKEEKEEFRPGKLRLSFEEVERQRLEEEHKRVEEERKRRIEEERKAFAEARKSMVVNNDDDILLAMINSDGAKPGKLAISFEDLERQRREEEQKRKEEEAKRRLEEEKRLFAEARKNMSPGLDQDNLAGYGDTEAQDDDETLVRTESQEAMHPGKLEINFEEMLKMKEEAERKRKVEARRQKMEMEKKEFEQLRQEMGEDEINESSEVVSTEYEELTKLKRTGSIQAKSLKSKFEKIKQLTEEEIQKKIEEERARRKEIDEKIKEREAERCQEDEDEDKTTPAKPEDVPFKQKVDMRARFEQMAKAREEEQKRKIEEQKLQRMQFEQQEIDAALQKKKEEEEEEEGSIINGSAAYEDEEDHARSGAPWFKKPLKNQSVVDAEPVRFTVKITGEPKPEVTWWFEGEPLPDSEDYQYIERGETYCLYLPETFPEDEGEYMCKAVNSRGTAASTCILTIETEDY; via the exons ATGACTGAAGTGATGAGCATGGCGGATGTGTCAACAGACACGATGCATATAAACCACACAAAAGACACGGACGATATAGCTGATGATATTGACACAGAGAACACAATCAGTGATGAAAACCATAAAGAAGAAACATGTGATGTGAGCATGTCTGAAGAAGTGGAGATAAAGAGTGCTGCAGATGAACCAGAGACGACCAACTTAccagaggaagagaaagagccCAAACGGGAGACAAAAACCACAGGCAGGACGAGAAAACGAGAGCGGGTTTCAAAAACGAATGAGGAAAATATCAACCAAGAGGAGAAagatgaagaggaggatgaaTCGCTTGATTTGACAAATATGTCAGAGGTGGCACTAAAGCAAGAG ATAAAGGAACTCCTCGCCTCTAgtgatgaagaagaagaggtgAAGCCAACGAAGATAGAAAAATCCTATGTTCCTAAGATTACAG GCAGTGTAAAGGGGAAGTTTGCAGAGATGGAGAAACAAAGGCAGGAGGAGGAGCGCAAAAGAacagaagaggagagaaagaagcGAGCTGCGCAGGAAGCCATAGAGAAGGCCAAGATTCAGAGAGAGCTGGCCAAGAAAGCCGAGGAG GAGGGCGATGACAGTCTATTGGTAAGAGTGGTGCCtgcaaaatcacaaaaacaaccAGGAAAGATTAAGATCAACTTTGAGGACATGGAGAAGAACAGAGAAGAGGAACTAAAGAAGCGAACTGAGgaggaaaagaagaagaaatatgaTGAAAATCGGAGATCTTTTCGAGAGGCCAAGCGCCGTTCAATGATTGAACAGGTGGATGATGCAGATTCTTCTTCCAAGGAGAAGGAGCCGGTGACCCCTGGTAAACTGCGTCTGACCTTTGAAGAACAGGAGAAGGAGCGACAagagcaacagaaaaaaaagggagaggAGGAGGCCCGACGCAGACTGGAGGAGGAAAGAAAAGCTTTTGAAGAGGCCAAGCTGGGCATG GCCCAGGATGATGAAGATAATCAGGATTCAAAGGAGGAAAAGGAAGAATTCAGACCTGGTAAACTTCGTCTCAGCTTTGAGGAGGTGGAAAGACAGAGGTTGGAAGAGGAACACAAGCGAGTGgaggaagaaaggaaaagaCGCAttgaagaagagagaaaggCCTTCGCAGAGGCCAGAAAGAGCATG GTtgtaaataatgatgatgacATCCTGCTGGCCATGATAAACTCAGATGGGGCTAAACCCGGGAAGTTGGCAATCAGCTTTGAGGATTTGGAAAGACAGAGACGAGAAGAAGAGCAGAAAAGGAAAGAGGAGGAAGCCAAGCGACGCCTGGAAGAAGAGAAAAGACTTTTTGCAGAAGCTCGCAAGAATATG AGCCCTGGACTGGATCAGGATAATTTGGCTGGATATGGAGATACAGAA GCGCAGGATGATGATGAAACTCTGGTGAGGACAGAGTCACAGGAAGCAATGCACCCAGGAAAACTAGAAATCAACTTTGAAGAgatgctgaaaatgaaagaGGAGGCAGAGCGAAAACGCAAAGTGGAGGCCAGGCGCCAGAAAATGGAGATGGAGAAGAAAGAGTTTGAACAGCTACGACAAGAGATGGGCGAG GATGAGATCAATGAAAGCTCTGAGGTGGTGAGCACCGAATACGAGGAACTAACAAAGCTGAAGCGAACAGGCTCCATCCAGGCCAAAAGCCTGAAATCTAAATTTGAGAAGATCAAGCAGCTCACGgaggaggagatccagaagaaGATTGAGGAGGAACGAGCAAGAAGGAAAGAAATTGATGAGAAAATCaaggagagagaggcagagcgCTGCCAGGAG GATGAAGATGAGGATAAAACAACTCCAGCTAAACCAGAGGATGTCCCGTTCAAACAGAAAGTGGACATGCGTgcacgatttgaacaaatggcCAAGGCCAGAGAAGAAGAGCAAAAGAGGAAGATAGAAGAGCAGAAGTTACAAAGGATGCAATTTGAACAACAGGAAATTGATGCTGCTCTTCAAAAA AaaaaggaagaagaggaggaagaagagggtAGCATCATTAACGGCTCTGCCGCCTACGAGGATGAAGAGGACCATGCCAGGTCCGGTGCTCCGTGGTTTAAAAAGCCTCTGAAGAACCAGTCGGTGGTCGATGCAGAGCCCGTGCGGTTCACAGTGAAGATCACAGGAGAACCCAAACCAGAGGTCACCTGGTGGTTTGAAGGTGAGCCGCTGCCGGACTCTGAAGACTACCAGTACATTGAGAGAGGGGAGACCTACTGCTTGTACTTGCCGGAAACGTTCCCAGAGGACGAAGGAGAGTACATGTGCAAAGCCGTCAACAGCCGAGGAACTGCCGCCAGCACCTGCATTCTCACGATTGAAA CTGAGGACTACTGA
- the nexn gene encoding nexilin isoform X1: protein MTEVMSMADVSTDTMHINHTKDTDDIADDIDTENTISDENHKEETCDVSMSEEVEIKSAADEPETTNLPEEEKEPKRETKTTGRTRKRERVSKTNEENINQEEKDEEEDESLDLTNMSEVALKQEKLLKKSKPVQRSYVPKLGKEDVKNKFEAMQKAREERNQKRSQEEQKKRREQYVKEREYNRRKQMIKELLASSDEEEEVKPTKIEKSYVPKITGSVKGKFAEMEKQRQEEERKRTEEERKKRAAQEAIEKAKIQRELAKKAEEEGDDSLLVRVVPAKSQKQPGKIKINFEDMEKNREEELKKRTEEEKKKKYDENRRSFREAKRRSMIEQVDDADSSSKEKEPVTPGKLRLTFEEQEKERQEQQKKKGEEEARRRLEEERKAFEEAKLGMAQDDEDNQDSKEEKEEFRPGKLRLSFEEVERQRLEEEHKRVEEERKRRIEEERKAFAEARKSMVVNNDDDILLAMINSDGAKPGKLAISFEDLERQRREEEQKRKEEEAKRRLEEEKRLFAEARKNMSPGLDQDNLAGYGDTEAQDDDETLVRTESQEAMHPGKLEINFEEMLKMKEEAERKRKVEARRQKMEMEKKEFEQLRQEMGEDEINESSEVVSTEYEELTKLKRTGSIQAKSLKSKFEKIKQLTEEEIQKKIEEERARRKEIDEKIKEREAERCQEDEDEDKTTPAKPEDVPFKQKVDMRARFEQMAKAREEEQKRKIEEQKLQRMQFEQQEIDAALQKKKEEEEEEEGSIINGSAAYEDEEDHARSGAPWFKKPLKNQSVVDAEPVRFTVKITGEPKPEVTWWFEGEPLPDSEDYQYIERGETYCLYLPETFPEDEGEYMCKAVNSRGTAASTCILTIETEDY, encoded by the exons ATGACTGAAGTGATGAGCATGGCGGATGTGTCAACAGACACGATGCATATAAACCACACAAAAGACACGGACGATATAGCTGATGATATTGACACAGAGAACACAATCAGTGATGAAAACCATAAAGAAGAAACATGTGATGTGAGCATGTCTGAAGAAGTGGAGATAAAGAGTGCTGCAGATGAACCAGAGACGACCAACTTAccagaggaagagaaagagccCAAACGGGAGACAAAAACCACAGGCAGGACGAGAAAACGAGAGCGGGTTTCAAAAACGAATGAGGAAAATATCAACCAAGAGGAGAAagatgaagaggaggatgaaTCGCTTGATTTGACAAATATGTCAGAGGTGGCACTAAAGCAAGAG aaactGCTTAAAAAATCTAAGCCTGTACAGAGAAGTTATGTTCCCAAGTTGGGCAAAGAAGATGTGAAGAATAAGTTTGAGGCCATGCAGAAAGCTAGAGAAGAGAGAAACCAAAAGAGAAGTCAGGAGGAGCAAAAGAAACGCAGAGAGCAGTACGttaaagagagagagtataATCGCAGGAAGCAAATG ATAAAGGAACTCCTCGCCTCTAgtgatgaagaagaagaggtgAAGCCAACGAAGATAGAAAAATCCTATGTTCCTAAGATTACAG GCAGTGTAAAGGGGAAGTTTGCAGAGATGGAGAAACAAAGGCAGGAGGAGGAGCGCAAAAGAacagaagaggagagaaagaagcGAGCTGCGCAGGAAGCCATAGAGAAGGCCAAGATTCAGAGAGAGCTGGCCAAGAAAGCCGAGGAG GAGGGCGATGACAGTCTATTGGTAAGAGTGGTGCCtgcaaaatcacaaaaacaaccAGGAAAGATTAAGATCAACTTTGAGGACATGGAGAAGAACAGAGAAGAGGAACTAAAGAAGCGAACTGAGgaggaaaagaagaagaaatatgaTGAAAATCGGAGATCTTTTCGAGAGGCCAAGCGCCGTTCAATGATTGAACAGGTGGATGATGCAGATTCTTCTTCCAAGGAGAAGGAGCCGGTGACCCCTGGTAAACTGCGTCTGACCTTTGAAGAACAGGAGAAGGAGCGACAagagcaacagaaaaaaaagggagaggAGGAGGCCCGACGCAGACTGGAGGAGGAAAGAAAAGCTTTTGAAGAGGCCAAGCTGGGCATG GCCCAGGATGATGAAGATAATCAGGATTCAAAGGAGGAAAAGGAAGAATTCAGACCTGGTAAACTTCGTCTCAGCTTTGAGGAGGTGGAAAGACAGAGGTTGGAAGAGGAACACAAGCGAGTGgaggaagaaaggaaaagaCGCAttgaagaagagagaaaggCCTTCGCAGAGGCCAGAAAGAGCATG GTtgtaaataatgatgatgacATCCTGCTGGCCATGATAAACTCAGATGGGGCTAAACCCGGGAAGTTGGCAATCAGCTTTGAGGATTTGGAAAGACAGAGACGAGAAGAAGAGCAGAAAAGGAAAGAGGAGGAAGCCAAGCGACGCCTGGAAGAAGAGAAAAGACTTTTTGCAGAAGCTCGCAAGAATATG AGCCCTGGACTGGATCAGGATAATTTGGCTGGATATGGAGATACAGAA GCGCAGGATGATGATGAAACTCTGGTGAGGACAGAGTCACAGGAAGCAATGCACCCAGGAAAACTAGAAATCAACTTTGAAGAgatgctgaaaatgaaagaGGAGGCAGAGCGAAAACGCAAAGTGGAGGCCAGGCGCCAGAAAATGGAGATGGAGAAGAAAGAGTTTGAACAGCTACGACAAGAGATGGGCGAG GATGAGATCAATGAAAGCTCTGAGGTGGTGAGCACCGAATACGAGGAACTAACAAAGCTGAAGCGAACAGGCTCCATCCAGGCCAAAAGCCTGAAATCTAAATTTGAGAAGATCAAGCAGCTCACGgaggaggagatccagaagaaGATTGAGGAGGAACGAGCAAGAAGGAAAGAAATTGATGAGAAAATCaaggagagagaggcagagcgCTGCCAGGAG GATGAAGATGAGGATAAAACAACTCCAGCTAAACCAGAGGATGTCCCGTTCAAACAGAAAGTGGACATGCGTgcacgatttgaacaaatggcCAAGGCCAGAGAAGAAGAGCAAAAGAGGAAGATAGAAGAGCAGAAGTTACAAAGGATGCAATTTGAACAACAGGAAATTGATGCTGCTCTTCAAAAA AaaaaggaagaagaggaggaagaagagggtAGCATCATTAACGGCTCTGCCGCCTACGAGGATGAAGAGGACCATGCCAGGTCCGGTGCTCCGTGGTTTAAAAAGCCTCTGAAGAACCAGTCGGTGGTCGATGCAGAGCCCGTGCGGTTCACAGTGAAGATCACAGGAGAACCCAAACCAGAGGTCACCTGGTGGTTTGAAGGTGAGCCGCTGCCGGACTCTGAAGACTACCAGTACATTGAGAGAGGGGAGACCTACTGCTTGTACTTGCCGGAAACGTTCCCAGAGGACGAAGGAGAGTACATGTGCAAAGCCGTCAACAGCCGAGGAACTGCCGCCAGCACCTGCATTCTCACGATTGAAA CTGAGGACTACTGA
- the mindy4 gene encoding probable ubiquitin carboxyl-terminal hydrolase MINDY-4 yields the protein MMGKDVEEVSASLVREYLSRKGLKKTIACMDEELPRTNSSINNRSDLRRILHLEGLYKKNKAEEHPLNSMLEMIVKDRISEGGKIKGCRHDSQTTSSISIDRTRNVKREDFMENLLCDTSRLSEGSASQVIVPSQTSSEKLRNSFAVHPESERSMHSLPSSQDSLLTVSKEGILSEKKVVDTDSQKNRSSRIRRGIMAGPIVSSAQESNRRHPTRKAPSSVISTLEHCRETANWTNGVNSTKSISSAPLEEGGMFSNLHTGSVDCNRHERTSDVKHGLKNSAPSPKLDGLHVLEMVLDDVENEDSLCDVSRASMPKLSLDKTPMDQMTATALKEIIFGSSMACFTEEWKQQNLTFSDIPGLKYGIVQKKGGPCGVLAAVQACVLQKLLFEESSNESSERRLEVSSVLRTKCLSLALADLLWRAGNMKRATVAINTGRSLFTPVGRYKSDGILEMITYVTVETLDDLALVLEQHVRQFESGPFGCILFTVSAILSRTIAIIKSDMDVPTSTLIGAHGYCTQELVNLLLCGRAVSNVFNDEMKLDSGNGNFTLLKGIKTRCNIGLMSLFEHYNICKIGSHLKSPKFPIWVVCSESHFSVLFCPSEDLATDHRKEEEFDLYYYDGLANQQEPIRLTVYPHSAAGAAQNDDADSDLIPPLELCIRTKWRNAVVSWNNTDPIL from the exons ATGATGGGCAAAGATGTTGAGGAAGTCTCCGCGTCTCTAGTACGGGAGTATCTCAGTCGAAAG GGCCTGAAGAAAACCATAGCTTGTATGGATGAAGAGCTTCCACGAACTAATTCAAGCATTAATAACAGATCAGATCTGCGCAGAATACTTCACCTTGAGGGCCTTTACAAAAAGAATAAG GCAGAAGAACATCCTTTGAATTCCATGTTGGAGATGATTGTGAAGGACAGAATAAGTGAAGGTGGCAAAATCAAAGGATGCCGACATGACAGTCAAACCACATCCAGTATTTCGATAGACAGGACTAGGAATGTAAAAAGAGAGGATTTTATGGAAAATCTTTTGTGTGACACTTcaag GTTATCTGAAGGCAGTGCGTCACAAGTTATTGTGCCTTCCCAAACGTCTTCTGAAAAGCTGCGCAATAGCTTTGCTGTTCACCCTGAAAGTGAGAGAAGTATGCACTCTTTACCTTCTAGCCAGGATAGTCTCTTAACAGTATCAAAAGAGGGAATTCTCTCTGAGAAAAAAGTTGTAGACACCGACAGCCAGAAGAACAGAAGTAGCAGGATAAGACGGGGCATTATGGCGGGTCCGATTGTCAGCTCCGCGCAG GAAAGTAACAGGAGGCATCCAACTCGAAAAGCACCATCATCTGTTATATCAACCCTGGAGCACTGTAGAGAAACAGCAAACTGGACAAATGGTGTCAATTCTACAAAGTCTATCTCATCAGCCCCTCTTGAAGAGGGCGGCATGTTTTCTAATTTACATACAGGAAGCGTAGATTGTAATCGACATGAGAGGACGTCAGATGTCAAGCATGGCTT AAAGAATTCGGCACCCAGCCCAAAACTGGATGGACTCCATGTGTTGGAAATGGTTTTGG atGACGTGGAGAATGAGGATAGCCTGTGTGATGTTTCTAGAGCATCCATGCCAAAACTTAGTTTGGACAAGACTCCCATGGACCAAATGACTGCCACT GCTCTGAAGGAGATCATCTTTGGTTCTTCTATGGCTTGTTTCACTGAGGAGTGGAAACAACAGAATTTGACCTTTTCAGATATTCCTGGTTTGAAGTATGGGATTGTACAAAAGAAG GGAGGACCGTGTGGAGTTCTTGCAGCAGTTCAAGCTTGTGTTCTACAGAAGCTTCTGTTTGAAGAATCAAGCAATGAATCATCAGAGAG GAGATTGGAGGTATCAAGTGTTTTACGGACTAAATGTTTGTCTCTGGCTTTGGCTGACTTACTGTGGAGAGCAGGGAATATGAAAAGAGCCACAGTCGCAAT AAACACAGGAAGAAGTCTGTTCACCCCAGTTGGACGCTACAAATCAGATGGTATTCTAGAAATG ATAACGTACGTCACTGTGGAGACCTTAGATGATCTCGCTTTAGTTCTTGAGCAACATGTTAGACAG tttGAGTCTGGTCCCTTTGGCTGTATCCTGTTTACAGTCTCCGCCATTCTTTCCAGAACTATTGCAAT taTAAAAAGTGATATGGATGTGCCAACTTCCACCCTCATTGGAGCTCACGGCTACTGCACACAG gAATTGGTAAATCTTTTGCTTTGTGGACGGGCAGTTTCAAACGTCTTTAATGATGAAATGAAGCTTGATTCCGGAAATGGAAATTTTACACTTCTGAAGGGAATTAAAACACGTTGCAATATTGGGCTGATGTCTTTATTTGAGCACTATAATATATGCAAG attggATCTCACCTCAAATCTCCCAAGTTTCCAATTTGGGTAGTGTGCAGCGAGAGTCATTTCAGTGTGCTCTTTTGCCCCTCTGAAGATCTGGCAACCGATCACCGCAAAGAAGAAGAGTTTGACTTGTACTATTATGATGGGCTGGCCAACCAGCAGGAACCAATTAGATTAACAGTCT ATCCACATTCTGCTGCTGGTGCTGCTCAGAATGACGACGCAGACAGTGATCTCATTCCTCCACTGGAGCTCTGCATCAGGACAAA ATGGAGAAATGCTGTGGTCAGCTGGAACAATACAGATCCCATTCTTTGA